Proteins from a genomic interval of Clostridium sp. 'deep sea':
- a CDS encoding transposase, producing MYEALKEYPSAESLKKAHLTKLTNILTKNSNGKYTKDTAIKIKKLAQNSIGVVCKSHEMDLVYSIEEVQACQKRIKNIEQEIKGMMTGLDSPILSIPGISIVYGSIILSEIGSIHNFSSPSKLLAYAGLDPSTKQSGKFKGNGKMVKRGSTYLRAALIIAARSVAMYDSVFKNYLNKKLNEGKHYFVALSHVARKLIRVIYHLLRNNVIFKAS from the coding sequence ATGTATGAAGCACTAAAGGAATACCCCTCTGCTGAGTCTCTAAAAAAAGCACACCTCACTAAGTTAACCAATATATTAACCAAAAATTCTAATGGGAAATATACCAAAGATACAGCTATAAAAATAAAAAAACTAGCTCAAAACTCTATTGGTGTAGTTTGTAAGTCGCATGAGATGGACTTAGTATATAGCATAGAAGAAGTACAAGCATGTCAGAAAAGAATCAAGAATATCGAGCAAGAAATTAAAGGCATGATGACAGGGCTTGATTCACCAATACTCTCAATACCAGGGATATCAATTGTGTATGGCTCTATCATATTATCTGAGATAGGCTCAATTCATAACTTTAGTTCACCTTCTAAACTTTTGGCCTATGCTGGTTTAGATCCTTCAACCAAGCAATCTGGAAAATTCAAAGGTAATGGCAAGATGGTTAAGCGAGGTTCTACTTATCTTAGAGCAGCTTTAATTATTGCTGCTAGATCAGTTGCTATGTATGATTCAGTGTTTAAAAATTATCTTAATAAAAAATTAAATGAGGGTAAGCATTATTTCGTTGCTTTATCTCATGTTGCAAGAAAATTAATTAGAGTAATATATCACTTACTTAGAAATAATGTAATATTTAAAGCTAGTTAG
- a CDS encoding IS256 family transposase, with amino-acid sequence MKTARQQLLREIISEGKLQTSEDVHNYLRDLFKDTLQEMLEVELETSLGYEKRERKDKQTKNKRNGYTSKKVKTKYGELAIEVPRDRDGEFEPKVVPKHKRDISGIEENVISLYARGMSTRDIHDQLKDIYGIKLSAEMVSKITDKIIPKINEWQNRPLDDIYPFVFMDAIHYKVREDGQIKSKAAYVVLGVTIDGKKDILGIWIGENESSKFWLTILNSLKNRGVKDVLIFSIDGLKGLKEAIQASYPNAEVQRCIIHQLRYTFKFVNYKDRKEFARDFKQVYRAVNEEVAFETLSELGEKWSKKYPYAITSWESNWDILSPFFKFPLAIRRIMYTTNIIEGVHRQFRKVTKTKSVFPTNKSLEKMLYLASQNIMEKWTTRYRDWDNVLNQLMIFYGERLAAFALR; translated from the coding sequence ATGAAAACAGCACGTCAGCAATTGCTAAGAGAGATAATTAGTGAAGGTAAACTACAAACATCAGAAGATGTGCATAACTATTTAAGAGACCTATTCAAAGATACCCTACAGGAAATGCTTGAAGTAGAGTTAGAGACAAGCTTAGGATATGAAAAAAGAGAGCGTAAGGATAAACAAACAAAGAACAAACGTAATGGCTATACCTCAAAAAAAGTAAAAACAAAATATGGAGAACTAGCAATTGAAGTACCTAGGGATCGAGATGGAGAATTTGAACCTAAGGTAGTACCTAAGCATAAGCGAGATATTTCAGGTATAGAAGAAAATGTAATATCACTATATGCTAGAGGTATGTCAACAAGAGATATACATGACCAGCTAAAAGACATATATGGTATAAAATTATCAGCAGAAATGGTTAGTAAAATAACAGATAAAATTATTCCTAAAATAAATGAATGGCAAAATAGACCTTTAGACGACATCTATCCATTTGTATTTATGGATGCAATTCACTATAAAGTGAGAGAAGATGGTCAAATTAAGAGTAAAGCAGCTTATGTAGTATTAGGAGTAACAATTGATGGTAAAAAAGACATACTAGGTATCTGGATAGGTGAAAATGAATCTTCAAAGTTCTGGCTAACAATACTTAATTCACTCAAGAACCGAGGAGTCAAAGATGTGCTAATCTTTAGTATAGACGGGTTAAAAGGTCTAAAAGAAGCCATACAAGCCTCATATCCAAACGCTGAAGTGCAAAGATGTATTATACATCAGTTAAGATACACCTTTAAATTTGTTAATTATAAGGATAGAAAAGAGTTTGCTAGAGATTTCAAACAAGTATATAGAGCAGTCAATGAAGAAGTTGCTTTTGAAACTCTTAGTGAGCTAGGTGAAAAGTGGAGCAAGAAATACCCATACGCTATAACTAGTTGGGAGTCAAATTGGGATATACTATCTCCATTTTTCAAGTTTCCTTTAGCAATTAGAAGAATTATGTATACTACCAATATTATTGAGGGTGTTCATAGACAGTTTAGAAAAGTAACTAAAACTAAGTCAGTCTTTCCAACTAATAAATCACTTGAAAAAATGCTTTATTTGGCTAGTCAAAATATTATGGAAAAATGGACTACCAGATATAGGGATTGGGATAATGTCCTTAATCAGCTGATGATTTTCTATGGCGAAAGGCTTGCTGCTTTTGCTTTAAGATGA